TTTTGGTCGTGGTGATAAAAGTAATATATCCAACTCTTTTAGATGGATAGAATATATTACTAAATTTTCATGCGTGTGTGCTATAATTGGGATCAAAATGCTTATAAACGACCAGAAACAATATTGTTTCTATGAAAAATTAGAGGATataaattctatgtatataGCTAGGATTCAAATCTGGCGATAATGGTACCACTTTTACAGAAACCAATCTGAAAATTCCGTCACCATTTTCATCTCCTAGGTTGCTAGCCCGCTGCTTATGGTTGATGGACCAGATGTATAGTTACTGAGCTCTAAATTGGCTATAGTATTGTATTATCCTTTTTAATGGTAAATAGTCTGAAGGCTGAGATTTTCTTTTGGCTGTGGTTTATAGGCCATAATATGTGACCAAAGCAATGAAAAATAATTCTACAATAGGATTTTTATGCTTATACTTTCAGCGGTTTAAAAGTCAGGGATGAAAAGTGAAAAACGATGGGAAAAACATCAAGAGTAATATAAAATCGactttgaaaattcaaattagaCTATGATTCTCATGTATCCATATGCACATTTGTGGTACCCGAATTCGAATTTCGCTGCTCTAATAATGGAAGATTGGTTCAGGATTTGATGGGTTTATAAGtcatttctattaaaaaaaaacaaggtcgCAAGATACGGTCTTAATATGTTGGACCTTAGCAATTTAAATTCGTACTATTCGTGAAGGTTTCTTTAAATAATGTCCAAATTTGGTAgaaatttattcaaaaattaATCTTGTGaaattttcccttaaatacCCAATCGAGTCTCCCTCTCCAAACGACTTAAACTTGCTTCACACACTTTTTCCCAATTTTATATATCATCTTAACCTTGCTGCCATATTCTTTACTGGTTAACAGATAAATGGATGAATAGGCATGTTCTCCGAACTAATTAACAGTACGATTTAAAGAAtgctttctatatataaatgtattgCAAAACTGTTTTAAAGTCCAATTTTCAACATAATTCATAATAGTTCACTCATTTATTTGGCCATCATTATTACAAATCATTCTGAGATTCAGCCATCCAGCACAaaagaacaacatgaagatatATGCGCCAATAAGCGGCAagcatatattgatatataatggttaattttttttgatttgATAGCCAGCCATCACCAATAGCAATGCTGCGTTGAATGTACTCCCTTGCTCACAGTCCAACAACAGCGTCAcacatacgtacgtacacgaATGCGTGTGCGCAAATACCCTTTTACAATGtcattcaaatatatataaaaccGTGCCTAGACCTTGAGCTTCACAACCCCTGCATGCGTCCCTGCGTACACACTGAATCTGATTAAAATTTACTACTCCCTTTTTGAAATCCTCTTTTCAAATAAGGATTCCAACTACTCGATCTAGGAGCTTGCTCCTCCCCATGGCAGCAACTCTCTACTACCCTCTAGGACACACACATCACAATGCACAAAAAACAAaactcagagagagagagagaaggtgataCGGAGTAATAAACTGAAAGTACTGAAAATCTGAAATACATTCCGGGTGTGTTGGCATGTGTGTGTGCACACggttgtttgttttgttttattttgttttgtttgagtcCTTGCTTGTTTGTTTTTACCAATGCTTatgaatccatttttttttgtttctgtttgCATGCTTCTCTTGAGGGGTGCAAGGGCATGTGATGTGTGCCCACAATGCAAGTTTGAACTCATCAGAGAGAAGGGAAAAGTTAATTGGATAGTGTTGCTTTGATTTGGGGTTAATTAAACTATTGAGATGGTACAGAGATGGATAGGGGTAGAGATATGGCATAGTCCCTAGAGAGAATTCTCTATCTAACAAGTGgcactagctagcttagctttaTCCAGGTTATATACAGTACATACTGGAAGAATCATCTTTAATTACTCCCtcccggttgataatacttatcgttttggataAGGGCACGGTCTTCAAAATGTAGCTTTgacaactattttctattataatatatatatagaaatgtcaacaaatatatgattttattgaagtacttttcaagactaatctacacatatggttttcatatttttaagataaatattttagaaattatttatagtcaaagattttaaagtttgactttaccCTTGTTCAAAACAACTAATATTATCATCCTGAAGAGAGTAGAATATTAATATGCGTTAGTATTATGCATCATGCCCATGTTTAAGGGGGTAAAAGGAATGAAAGACACTAGCATTTCATTTGAAGAgaaccttttgtttttttcctcttcaaatACAGCTCCATTATTAACTATTCAGCTTATCAAAttgcaaccaaaatttaaattctaaatgttaattttagagttgattgtCATATACTTTTTTTgatgcattttattttttacgtcGATAAGAATATATTGGGGATGTTCTGAGATGTTGGATGCAACAGTGGTAATGCGTAATGCGTAAAACTTAGCTATGCAATAGAAGTAACGATCTATAGTAATTACATTATGATTGAGTTGAAATAAGAAACTATAGAGAGTAAATTCACGAGTAAAATGTAGAGAAGATTTTTAAGTAAATGCActtatgaaagtaaattcaataaagtctaaaagtaatttacatcaATCATAAAACTAACTTAGCacaaaataaaagtaaattgTTACAATATTAGAAGTAAACTCATTgtagggagaaaaatatggtctatctaaaaattaaattgaaagcccacaaattatagaattgatgactaaaaacaataaatattttatataataatttaatcaaatctaagagtaatttatatatataacaaaagtaacttacgtatataataaaagtaatttacaaacataaatattttttcatcgtaatataatcatgtaagatcttgttgtaaagattttaattgcaacgaacacaatggtgtaatcagattgtagatcggataagtaatttgagagaaaattttataagaaggaaaaaaatacatgcatgtctaTATAGATGTGTAGTATTTCTCTGATGTATGTGGTGTCTCCCGTTAACACTAAATAGAAAGGCCTCTCAATTTAGATTTTACGTTTCTTTTTCGTTCACAAAAAGAATAgagctttatttctttttttagacCATGGCTTGGAGATGTGTCCTGCCAAGCACCGTAAAATCGGCACAAAGAATTCCTAGTATAGTACCACTACCAACTACCCTCTCcattctataaaaaataaatctaatacaTGATATGAATcttagtattacgaatctggagAGCGACTATCCAAATCTATAATGTATCTGATCAATTATTCATATGCTAAAAGATATTTGAGATGTTCTACGAGAGATGAATTGAGGAGACATGAGAGACAATTTTCTTCGTACAGTTGTCCAAAGATAAAAACAATATTAAGACGATATGTACGACAACGTAGCTTCATGAGATAAAAGAGAACTAATTAATCACATTAACTATATTTAACAAGGGGATATATAAATACAAAcaatatgcatatatattgcaGTAGCATTAATTTCTGCATAAAGCACTTccacacatgcatgtatatatactaataaAATGGAAAATCAGCCGCCCTCTCGTTTTCATTTTCCCTTTCTGATCCCGGCACTTAGCTTAGCCACACAAAGCAAGCAGACATCCTAGCTCATTAATTCGTCCAATCACAATCAAATTAACTATGTAGGCAGCAACAACATGCCAACATGAATGCAACGAGAAACACACACATAGGGACTAGAGAGATCTCTAGTGATACATACACGCACATAGAAAATGACAGTGAAGCTAAGCTAGTGATCACAGCCAatcaaaccaaccaaccaatcgATCTATCGAATTCGAAGTCAATTACAAGCAGCCCAGGGCATAGTTTGGTCAAAGGACGGCAGTTCATAACGCATCAGGAGTCAATTTATTAGTATCCATCATCCATGGCCATGCAAAAATATTGcatatcgatcgatcacacAGTTGCAGACTATTCGTTGGCAACGTGTTGTTACTGGATGGACGACGGATCCACCGGCTGCTAGAAGAGTAGGACAACGtagatttgttttgttaattattCTAACTTtggtcgccgtcgtcttcttcttcttcctcatcggTCCATGGCATGTGCTTGGACTACGTTTCAAATTaagcttgcaagttgcaactccATCTATCTCTCTCTAGATTTCTCTGTGCCTCTTTTTGAGAGTCTATCGGTGGGTCTAACAAGtcaaagaaaaaccaaaatttaaatatttaaagttaattttaagatatttttcaacgtaatttctttttaattagCGTTGGCTTTTAACtcgctacgaacaaatatataaaacttttacctataaattataaattaatttttatttcctaataagccagcAACCGATGAGGCTCTGAAAGTCTCCAGGCTGGTTGCAATTGTACAGGGTTCAACATGGATGATATATGATAATAGTATTAGTTACCTAAAATTGACCATTGTTATGGAGTTATCGACTTATCGTTGTGTGTGTTGGTCTCTTGCAATCAGCAGCagttctttaatttttttctggaTGCCTGCTGATATCTCTAGAACAACAATAGCCGTAACACTGACTTGTTGGACTATTTTTCCTGATACCTCGGCATTGAATTAGGAGTTGTTCAAACAAAATTAGTTGAAGTTAAGAGCAGATTTCACAAAATTGCACTTTGATATAAACTATGGTAAAGTCGATTCAAGCATATAGTATTACAAGACTCTCGCTTTATTGACAAATCTATCACAAAAGGTTTTGTATCAATATTTATGCCGTATTTTTCCCCCTAGTTTTTAAATATTACACCTTAAATCCATACTACTACCGTTTTTTATATAtaacgccattgattttttacatcatgtctgaccattcgtcttattagaaaaattaagtaaatatattttcttttatcgtgacttgatttatcactaAAGAAACTTTAAACACTACTTataatttttaagatttgtataaaatttttaaacatgACGAATAGTTATAAATTGTTGCAAAAGTCAACGTTGTCatataagtattaaaaaaaatgaagggagtagtatatttctGTCTCTAGATCAATCCTAGCCATaatggtcaataaaaatgctcACTTACGGAGCAAAAGCAACGATATTATATCCAATCAATTGTTTTATAAACCCAAACAACGTCtcgactatataaaaaagtcagtaGGGCAGTTATATAAAGCCTCACTGTTTGACAcgttttaagatgcattgtaccaactcctaaaataCTGATATTCTTAGAGTGACATTCTTTATTAATTTTTGCATGCCACAAAATGCAAAGTTGTAGGCACAAAAGCAGTAGCAAACAGCCTCTGTGGTCAGACAATGTGGCCCATTTGGGCCTTGGCCTACCACTACAAGGCCAGAAGTTTTTGGCTGGACCAGCCAACAACAATTTGGGCTTTTTTGGCCCATTCTAGCAGGGCTATCAAGCTGTGTATACATCTGATGAGAAGCTTTCCTGTTACTTTCTCAAATGACTCGCAACTGAGACAAATTCTGTAAGGTCATATATATTACATCTCATGTTTCTCAAGGAAATTAACACAGTGGTCAATCATCTGGAACTTCAGCTTTCATGAAAATAcaccatcatcgtcatccaGCCACTGCTTACCGCTGTATGTCATCTCCCGGTCCTAGATCGTCGATCGCTGGGCGTTGTTTGTGGTGGTCAGTCACAGACTGGTACGCCATTGCCAGAGCTAGAGCCTGCTCCCCAATGCACGGATCAAAATGACAGGTCATCAACTCATCATCACTGTTCTTCATGTCAACACATAAAATGTTTATGTCCTGAGATGAGAAAGAACTTACAACGTGGTCATGGTCAGGAGGAGCGTATATGCCCGTCGTCACGGTGGTTCTTCTCCGCGTGCCGCCTTCTGGTGGGTTCTTGATGCTCTTCAAGCCTGTCGGCACCACAGCCACCGGCATCCCCACAAGGTTTCCAAGACAGACGAGCTCCCAGTCGGTCACATTGCCGATGAATGCGTCGACCGTGAAGCTCTCCCTGACTTCTCTGATCAGTTTACCCCGTGCTCGTTGTGCCTGTTCATCGATCAAAGAACAAGAATATAAGTTATGGTGACTCGCGATCCTATAGACAGGTACACTCCTTCAGATATGGTTAGTAGAGCACCTGTATATAGTCGACTGCGGGGATTAACCGTGCGCGGCGAAGCTCCACTGGCCATTGGTCCTGAGCTTCATAGTCGTCGTCGTGTCCCTCGCGTTGCCAGTTGTCGAAATGCGCAAGCATGTCAACATCCATGGTGATGTTCAGTATGGATTGGACCGATTGAACGGTGTAGTTCAGCTTGAAAGGCACTAGCTTAACACCCTTAGCGGAAAGAACATGAACAACCTGTAGCAATGATCAAATCGAAGGATCAGATCAGGAATGGGTAACAGATAACCAGGCTGATGCACGTAAAAAAACTCTCAATTACCTCCATCTCAGCACTGTCAAGATATCCAACAGTGAGTTGTCTGATGTCAACATGAAAGGGATCCTCGATAGCAACTTCACGAGATGATGGATCGCCGGCATCCTTGCCGCGAATTGCGTCAAGTACAACTGCGCAATCTATCGCGCTTCTGCAGAAAGGACCAAGTTTATCCTGCCATTTAGACCAAGATACTAATTGTTTAAAAGATTGATTTGGATATGACTGGGAAAGCGTAAGACTTTTGAATGGAAATACCAAGCTCTCTGAAATGCTCATGACGCCCGTCCGTGCAACTGTTCCAAATGTTGTGCGCAAAGCAGTTACTCCACATCTAGCGGCAGGATATGTTATGGAACCTGCAGTTTCTGAACCTATTGCAAAAGGAACCATTCCTAGTGCAATGAAAAAACTTCGCTGAGTACTTGACCATATATACTTCATCTCCTTACACATGTAAACATGTTGTATAAATTAACCTGCAGAGGTGCTAGCTGCTGGCCCTGCTGATGAACCAGTAGAAAACTCCTCAATGTTCCAGGGGTTTCTTGTTCTCCCCCCAAACCATATATCATCATAGGCGAGCGAGCCTGTTACAAGTTTTGCTACAAGGACTGCCCCAGTTGACTTCAATCTGAAGGAGGACGGCATACACATAAGGAGACGTAATTAGAATTGATCACATGACTCACACATAAAGTACATAACTGAGAAGAAACAAACCTTTTGTAGACAGAGGCTTCGACATCAAGAATTTGGTTTTCAAAAGTTCTTGAGCCCCAGGTAGTTTTGTATTCTGGTACTGCAATTATATCCTTAAGGCCATACGGAATGCCATGTAAGGGACCTAATATCAATATTTGTCAATGCGATCTTTACTTTTGAGCATAATGTTTTATATGTAACACATTTTCTTCTAGTACGACTCACCTAAAGAGTACCCTACTAATGGTATAACTGAGAGATTTTTTAAAGGCAAACAAAGGAGAGAACTCCCCCTTTGTAACACACACATGGATTCAACTAAAAAAATACCAGTTGTTTAACATTTCGTTCCACAGGTTCTCAGGCTAATAAAAGTGATTGCATCGCAAAATATGAAGCTTCAATGgtgcataataataataaatgtaGGGTAATTTCCACGAGCATCAATTATGACAGGAAGCTGCTATGGCCATAATATATTACCAACAAAAGGAGAGAAACAAGATCAAGACTAGATTGTATTGCAGTAACAGATATATCACTGAACATTTCAAGAAGATTTACTGCATACCAAGATATTTTCCTTGCT
The nucleotide sequence above comes from Oryza glaberrima chromosome 11, OglaRS2, whole genome shotgun sequence. Encoded proteins:
- the LOC127753918 gene encoding uncharacterized protein LOC127753918 isoform X2 encodes the protein MKPFCLLHSALLLLQPNPSLSPSPPSRQVSAMREPRRPLLPLPLPHLLLVSLLSSSAAAPGAGAPPRTGGGGVARSIADMAWPTKCTWLPWPTCGKSHSYTLVSKYHKIWKDTKEAVSAKDVSRKEPISGVIALKASMKYFDADFFNDSKLREMEDGAKEFNVPAFRDNRKLVALENGGLHNPSALVFKSSWSDESKISENKSFQYPHTSSVHRPSKDEDIAFMSIIELGELIRTKQVTSRELTAVFLRRLKRYGPIIESVITITDDLAYKQAKEADDLLEQGKYLVPEYKTTWGSRTFENQILDVEASVYKRLKSTGAVLVAKLVTGSLAYDDIWFGGRTRNPWNIEEFSTGSSAGPAASTSAGMVPFAIGSETAGSITYPAARCGVTALRTTFGTVARTGVMSISESLDKLGPFCRSAIDCAVVLDAIRGKDAGDPSSREVAIEDPFHVDIRQLTVGYLDSAEMEVVHVLSAKGVKLVPFKLNYTVQSVQSILNITMDVDMLAHFDNWQREGHDDDYEAQDQWPVELRRARLIPAVDYIQAQRARGKLIREVRESFTVDAFIGNVTDWELVCLGNLVGMPVAVVPTGLKSIKNPPEGGTRRRTTVTTGIYAPPDHDHVALALAMAYQSVTDHHKQRPAIDDLGPGDDIQR
- the LOC127753918 gene encoding uncharacterized protein LOC127753918 isoform X1, yielding MKPFCLLHSALLLLQPNPSLSPSPPSRQVSAMREPRRPLLPLPLPHLLLVSLLSSSAAAPGAGAPPRTGGGGVARSIADMAWPTKCTWLPWPTCGKSHSYTLVSKYHKIWKDTKEAVSAKDVSRKEPISGVIALKASMKYFDADFFNDSKLREMEDGAKEFNVPAFRDNRKLVALENGGLHNPSALVFKSSWSDESKISENKSFQYPHTSSVHRPSKDEDIAFMSIIELGELIRTKQVTSRELTAVFLRRLKRYGPIIESVITITDDLAYKQAKEADDLLEQGKYLGPLHGIPYGLKDIIAVPEYKTTWGSRTFENQILDVEASVYKRLKSTGAVLVAKLVTGSLAYDDIWFGGRTRNPWNIEEFSTGSSAGPAASTSAGMVPFAIGSETAGSITYPAARCGVTALRTTFGTVARTGVMSISESLDKLGPFCRSAIDCAVVLDAIRGKDAGDPSSREVAIEDPFHVDIRQLTVGYLDSAEMEVVHVLSAKGVKLVPFKLNYTVQSVQSILNITMDVDMLAHFDNWQREGHDDDYEAQDQWPVELRRARLIPAVDYIQAQRARGKLIREVRESFTVDAFIGNVTDWELVCLGNLVGMPVAVVPTGLKSIKNPPEGGTRRRTTVTTGIYAPPDHDHVALALAMAYQSVTDHHKQRPAIDDLGPGDDIQR